In Zymoseptoria tritici IPO323 chromosome 7, whole genome shotgun sequence, the genomic window TGCACAAAGAACATCGTTGTTGCTATATGCTGTGACATATGGCTCGTCAGCTGGAGCGTACGTTGCATTGTTACCAACGGCGATGATCGATCAATTTGGAGTCAGCGGCTTCGCAAAGATCAACGGCACACTGTATATGTATCGTGGTATTGGAGCGCTGGCTGGAACGTTCATTGCGGGTTCATTAATGGTTGCGCCCGGAGATGTTGAAGGACATGTAGCCTGGGACTTTGTCAGGACGCTGGCCTTCACAGCAGCATGCCTGTGCGTAGCTGCGTCTTTTCTCTTGTGGATACGGAGGGTCTGCGATCAATAGCTGTTTCGGGAACGATCGAGGCACTCGCCAAGTCAAGTACAACAGTAACTGTTCGTAACGCACGTATATAAGCCCGACTTATGGCGAAGGTTCGAAATGGATCGTAATAATCTGGCGATGCCTATATACGTCTCGCGAGATCCAGAGACTCGTCCCAATCACAGAAATCTACAGCATTCATCGCGAGTGGGCAATGCATCCATGCTCTCCCGCGCGGGCCTTAGAGACTGCCCACTTTCAAGTCGTTCATGGCCCATCACCATGTCATCACAGGTCCTGTCCCAGAGTAAGAATCAGCGTCCATTCCCTGACGATGATAACGGCGACGCCCAACCAACGCCAACGCCCAATAATGTTCTTGGTATCCTGCCGAAGTGTGCCCCACACGGCAAGGACATGGTCTTCGGAAGCCAAGCCACCGCCAAATACCGCTTTCACGGGACAGTCTTTTCAACTGACTTGGTGTCACACAGCCTGTCCATGCACGAGCAAGGTACCTATAAGCGTTTCCATTGCATCATTCTCGCACCTCTACTTGCTCGATCCTCACGCCATGCTCATTCCCCGAACCTGTTCCGCCGAGATCGATGCGACTTCCTTCGAGAGCTCATGCTGTACGACTCGCGACCCCTGCTCACATCTATGCTTACTCGAGATCATGGAACTTTCTCAACGAGGAACATTGAGCCGGGGAGAGGCTGGAGTCGACGCTCGGAGCCTACAAGGCGACATCAAAGCCTCACTCGGAATGACGACTTAGCCGGAAAGACGGAGTCGACTCATGCTAGGTACTGGGTATGCGAACCATCAATCAGTCGAATTTCAGTAACCCTGACGATTAGTAAACAGCACCCAAACCATTGCAACGACCTACTGCTGAGCTCGTCCTGAGTGCCTGTTGGCTCTCCTATTCTTCCCACCAGCGGACGCGCACGATCCATCACTGGAAGGTCATTCCCATCGAAACGTTTCTCATCACTCCGATGACGATTCCGCTGAAGGAGGTGTCCATCGCTCCATTGCCGACGATCGACTATGACCTACTGTTGGCTCGAGATCGATTCGAGATTGCACGTCTCGTGGACATTTGCAGAACTCACGGTTTCTTCTATCTGAAATTCGCGGGCTCACAGGCCGAACGTCTTCTGTCCAATTCGGACGATGTCGTGGATTTGATGCGAGACTACTTCCAACAACCTCTGGAGACCAAGCTCAAAGATGTCAGAGGGACCGTCACGCATGGGTAAAAGTGCACCCTCCCAACATTCCGACGAAAGACACTTATGCTATGATCACAGCTATTGCCCGACAGGGAGGTACACCGGCGCGAAAAGAGGCGAAAGAGATTGCTACGAGACTTTGAAAGTATGTGCTTGGTTTGACCATTCTGTTGTCCTTGATATCTTACTGATGACCCGCAATGGTAGATTTCGGAGGCTGAGATGGACGCTAGAGCGCCGCAACTCCCCAATGTGGTGCATCAACATACCGAGCTCTTCAGCGACTTCATCTCGGGATCACACGCAGCATTGATCACAGTCCTGAAGTGTCTATCCATTGGCATGAATCTGGATGAGACCGAGCGCTTTGAGAACAAACACCGGCCAAATGAACCCGCATGTACCACAATGGTGCTCTTTCGTTACCCAAGACAGGTAGTAGATGGCGAAGGTATCGGCCACAATGTGCACACGGACATTGGTAGCCTGACCCTGCTTTACTGTCAAGACTGGGGATTGCAACTGCTGAGTCCAGAGAATAACGAGTGGGGTTTTGTCGAACCACGTCCTGGGCACACCATCATCAATGTTGGAGATTCGCTGCGCTTCCTGTCGAATAACCAACTACGATCTTGTGTCCATCGAGTGATTCCGCTTACGGAGCGGCAAGAAACCGACAGGTACTCAATTGCCTACTTTCTTCGCGCTGAGGATCAGTCGGTCTTTGTGGACAGCAAGAAAAGGGAGCTTTCGGCACGTTCGTGGCACGATGAGAAGTACGAAGTTTTCAGACAGCCTCACGAGGTGCAGGAGATTGATATGGTGTTGACGGGTGGAATGGAGAAGCAGGGCCGCTTGTGCTAAGTTACCATCGAACAATTTACCTTGCCAACTTACACGTGCGCTTATCTGCGTGTCTCGTCACGCGGCTATCTTACCTGCACGACTGTGTAGCATGTTCTGCTGATGTTTATCTACGGCCCTCAAGCACGCCTTGTCCACTCATCTTCGAGCTTTTTGGCATGTCTTCGTACGCTTAGTTCCATGTCCTGCTGAGTTACCTGTACGACTCAAACCATGCCGTGCTGTTTTACTCGTACGACTGTCTACGACTGTCTAGCGCATCTTGCCAAACTTCTGTACGACTACATCAATCTACTAATACACAGTTTTGACTCCCCCCAGACGCTAAATCTCTTGCCCAAAATCGTAATTATACGGCGGCGCCTGTCCGTCACATGAAAATCGTACCAGATACGGCGATGACACGGTTCTCGTATCCAACGCCACAGCACCGCTTGGGTCTGTGATGTTGAGATTGAATCCTGCACCGCCCACGGCTTGTCCAAAGACGACTCGTACTGGGAGGTACGTCCCAGCAGTCAATGTCAGACTGACGCTTCCGCGACCATTTCCTGGTCCATATGTGAACCAGCTCGAAATGTCCGAATTTGCCTTTGTCCAGCCTTTCCGAGCGAACCAACCACCCCAGAAAATGAACGCATCATCCACCAACGTGGCCGTGAATGTCCAGACTCCGGTGGCGTATATATAGAAATATCCACGATGGTTGAGAGAGAATTGCTGGCAGGAGTACGGGGTCGGGCTGTTGTAGAAGGTAACGTTCGAGGCGGCATTGTTGGGACAAGTCGTGACAAATCCGGCGAAGGTGGTGTGAGTGCCGATGTTGTATATCCGTTGGTTGGTTCCGCCTTGAGAAGTGGCTTTGAGGTATGCCGGGTTGTAGGCGGTGTATGCGTTGTTGACATGTCCTGGCTGATCGTTGACGACCGCTTCGTATTGTACGCCCTGATTGTCACACGTCGTGAACGGCGCCGGGCGACCAAGGAAGACGTTGTCTACATACAAATAGCCTTCGTAGGTTCCAGCTGCGAAGTTGCACTGCCAGCGGAAGTCCAAGACTTTGTCTGGGCCCAAGATAATGCCGTCTATAACCTCCGGAATCTTTCGAGTACCGTAGCCTTGAGGATCGGCAGAGGTATAGGTGCGTGTCCTGACCACATCGCCACCGAATAAGGTGGTGAGGGTGCAAGTGGTGCCATTGGCAGCACCTTCCATGTAGAATAGATCGGTGAAGTACGTTAGTCGAACATTGTCGCCTGGGGGTGCGTAGCTGGTTGATTGAGAGAGCACCAAGGTAGGGCCGACACCGCCAGCAGTGTCGTTCTTGCGGCACTGCATGGAGCTGTACCACTATTAGCGCGCGGGTTCCCTTGGAGCATGGCAACGTTTGGGAGCGATGCAAACTTACGCGACTGTAATACCATCATACGCGATTGGAAAGATAGTGGTTGACTGGGCACTTAATCTCGAAATACCATCCACAGTCTTCGACCAGCCGTCGAATTCTGCCTCGAAACCTCTCCCTGTGAAGTTCTCGAAGCTATAGTTGCGCATGATGTTCTGTCCGGTTGTTGGTGTTGGAAGGTTAGTCACTCGTGTGGTGGTTACGCTCTGTGTCGGCCCGGTTGCGGTGGTTGTAACAATGATCGAAGTGGTCGGTCCCGGCGCCGTGGAGACTGAGACTGTGCGTTCGGTTGTTGTGCGCTCAATCGTGGTGGGCGGCTGCGTGAATGTAATGGTCGAAGCGCTTTGTGTTGTTCTCTCCGTTGACACTATCGTGCTGGCTGGTAGCTGGGACGTTACCGTACTTGCGGGTAGTGTAGTCCGAGCAGTGGTTCTTTCAGTGCTAACAATCGTGCTAGCCGGTAGCTGGGATGTAACAGTAGGCCCCGATGCGGTTGTAACATACGTACTAGCTGGCTGCGTAGTCGTCACGTCTCTGGTCGATATAAGTGTGCTTGTGACGTCTCTGGTCGAAGCCGGTAGCTGAGATGTTACAGTCGGTCCTGATGCTGTTGTGACCAATGTGCTAGCTGGAAGCGTAGTCCGATCGGTGCTGACCAAAGTCGAGACGATCGTTGGTCCAGAAGCTGTTGTAACATACGTACTAGCTGGCTGCGTAGTTGTCACGTCCCTGGTCGATACGAGTGTGCTTGTGACGTCTCTAGTTGAAGCTGGTTGGATTGATAAGCTTGTACTGACAGCAGTTGTGGTCCTCTCGATAGTCTGTGTCTGGGCAGGTTGAATGGAGAGACTTGTGCTAGTCACCGTAGTTCCGTCCCTTACGGATGTGACGAGAACGGTTGTAGTGCTCGCCGGAAGTACCGAAGTTTGGGTCTGTGTCCGTTCCAACGTGGAAACGAGTGTCGATGTCCGTTCGAGGGTAGAAGTCACGTCCCTCGTAGAAGCCGGTTGAATGGATAAGCTCGTGCTGACAGCAGTTGTGGTCCTTTCGAGGGTCTGTGTCTGCGCCGGTTGGATAGAGAGGCTTGTGCTGGTCACTGTAGTTCCGTCCCGGACAGAGGTTAGAAGAACAGTGGTAGTGCTAGCCGGAAGTACAGATGTTGCCGTCTGGGTCCTCTCCAATGTCGAGACAATCGTAGATGTTCTTTCCAAGGTCGAGACGATCACGGACGTTCTTTCGACGGTCGATGTAGCAGCTGGTTGAATAGAGAGGCTGGTGCTGACGGCTGTTGTGGTCCTCTCGATAGTCTGGGTTTGAGCCGGTTGAATAGAAAGGCTGGTGCTCACGATTGTGCTGCCATCGCATGTTGTGGTCAGGAGTAATGTTGTGGTACTGGCAGGAAGTACCGATGTTTCCGTTCGCGTTCTTTCCAAAGTTGATATCAAGGTCGAAGTGACGTCCCGAGTGGATTCCGGGCGAATGCTTAAGCTCAGGCTGACAGTGGTCGCCGTTGCTGTCTCCCTGAGCGTTGAAGTCTGCCCGGGAGCAGAGCTTGTCGTCGTCTCTCGTAGGGTTGACACATAGGTCTGCGTCACGGTGCGGTCGCTCACAACGGTTTCCCGCAGAGTGGTGATAACTCTTTCGGTTGATGCTGGAGCTGTTGTCGTTTGACGCTCAGTTGATGTTTGGCCCGGAGCAGAGCTGATGAGGGTAGCTGTCTCGGTGGGGAATCTCAAAGTCGAAGTCACATCTCTCGTGACAGTGTAGGTAATCTCGCTGACCACTGTGGATGCGGGCGCTGTGGTGGTCGAAGTGACTGTAGCTGTGCTGGCACTTTGTGTTGTCACGAAGGTTGTACCTGGAGCGGTAGTTGTGAATGTGGATGCAGGGTACGTAGTCTCATACGTGGTCGTCTGCGATCAGCGTTAGCATCTTCAAGGGGCCAAAGTGGAGCTACCGTGAATCGAGAAGCTAGAGACTTACGTAGGTACTCGCAGGCAGTGCACTGTATACCGTGCTGACAGAA contains:
- a CDS encoding Ca2+-modulated nonselective cation channel polycystin; the encoded protein is TQTQTSVLPASTTTVLVTSVRDGTTVTSTSLSIQPAQTQTIERTTTAVSTSLSIQPASTRDVTSTLVSTRDVTTTQPANNVFLGRPAPFTTCDNQGVQYEAVVNDQPGHVNNAYTAYNPAYLKATSQGGTNQRIYNIGTHTTFAGFVTTCPNNAASNVTFYNSPTPYSCQQFSLNHRGYFYIYATGVWTFTATLVDDAFIFWGGWFARKGWTKANSDISSWFTYGPGNGRGSVSLTLTAGTYLPVRVVFGQAVGGAGFNLNITDPSGAVALDTRTVSSPYLVRFSCDGQAPPYNYDFGQEI